A part of Desulfomicrobium baculatum DSM 4028 genomic DNA contains:
- a CDS encoding methyl-accepting chemotaxis protein → MLSSFRIRGRLFVILGLNVALIGIMGFVAFFMATSINEKLSLVLMRDLPGTAVLLEADRDLHQMLLAERGLLLSIPGSAEYENNLKSYQENMEQADSRMSKFIEVSFSEEKKALVDQYKKDRIAWEDISKKILALRATSTGEASPEAVELATTEGAEKFDIMREHINKLTEIVESDAEIAGQEAAGAFERLKLILAIITFGSILVGGALTLFISNGITSPLGRMIAMLRDIAEGEGDLTKRIKDQSGTETQELGEWFNQFVDRVHNIIKDVARNSSQVSMASRTLLDLAGSLSNSSNVMTGTSNTVAASAEEMSANMNSVAASMEQFTVNMGTVATSSEEMSATITEISVSTGKAKEITGQAVAAAGKASVQVNELGTAARDIGKVTEAISAISSQTNLLALNATIEAARAGEAGRGFAVVANEIKELAQQTAQATEEIRGKIQGIQQTTGQTVQEIGQISNVINDVDSIVGSIAVAVEEQSVTTRDIADNVGQASVGVQQVNQNVAQADGVLRTIAKDVSSVNAASSEVAETAQSMHSNSQSLARLAENLDEMVSKFKI, encoded by the coding sequence ATGTTGAGTTCATTTCGCATACGTGGACGCCTGTTCGTCATTCTTGGCCTCAACGTCGCCTTGATCGGAATCATGGGATTTGTGGCCTTTTTCATGGCCACGTCCATCAACGAAAAATTATCTTTGGTGCTTATGCGCGACCTGCCCGGAACGGCGGTCCTGCTCGAAGCGGACCGCGACCTGCACCAGATGCTTCTGGCCGAGCGAGGCTTGTTGCTCAGCATTCCCGGATCGGCCGAATATGAAAACAACCTGAAATCCTACCAGGAAAACATGGAGCAGGCGGACAGCCGCATGTCGAAGTTCATTGAAGTCTCTTTCTCAGAGGAAAAAAAGGCTTTGGTCGACCAGTACAAGAAAGACAGGATCGCCTGGGAAGACATATCGAAAAAGATACTCGCGCTGCGTGCCACGTCCACAGGGGAAGCGAGTCCGGAAGCTGTTGAGCTGGCCACGACCGAAGGCGCTGAAAAATTCGACATCATGCGCGAGCACATCAACAAACTGACCGAAATTGTCGAAAGCGACGCCGAGATTGCGGGCCAGGAAGCTGCGGGCGCCTTTGAGCGGCTCAAACTCATTCTGGCAATCATCACCTTCGGCAGCATCCTCGTGGGCGGTGCGCTGACCCTGTTCATCTCCAACGGCATAACAAGCCCTCTGGGCCGCATGATCGCCATGCTGCGCGACATTGCCGAGGGTGAAGGCGATCTGACCAAAAGGATCAAGGACCAGTCCGGCACGGAAACTCAGGAACTGGGCGAGTGGTTCAATCAGTTCGTGGACAGGGTGCACAACATCATCAAGGATGTCGCCCGCAATTCAAGCCAGGTCAGCATGGCCTCGCGCACCCTGTTGGACCTGGCAGGCAGCCTCAGCAATTCGTCGAACGTCATGACCGGGACCTCGAACACGGTCGCGGCCTCGGCGGAGGAAATGAGCGCGAACATGAACAGCGTCGCCGCGTCCATGGAGCAGTTTACGGTGAACATGGGCACCGTGGCCACAAGTTCCGAAGAAATGAGCGCGACCATCACGGAAATTTCCGTCAGCACGGGAAAAGCCAAGGAAATAACCGGCCAGGCTGTTGCCGCGGCCGGGAAGGCTTCCGTACAGGTCAACGAGCTCGGCACGGCGGCGAGGGATATCGGCAAGGTTACGGAGGCCATATCGGCCATATCGTCCCAGACCAACCTTTTGGCCCTCAATGCGACCATCGAGGCGGCCCGGGCAGGAGAGGCGGGACGTGGTTTTGCCGTGGTCGCAAATGAGATCAAGGAATTGGCCCAGCAGACCGCCCAGGCCACGGAGGAAATCCGAGGCAAGATTCAAGGCATCCAGCAGACCACCGGACAGACGGTGCAGGAGATCGGACAGATCAGCAACGTCATCAACGATGTGGATTCCATCGTGGGGAGCATCGCTGTGGCGGTGGAAGAGCAGTCCGTGACGACCCGCGACATCGCCGATAATGTTGGGCAGGCCTCGGTCGGCGTGCAGCAGGTCAACCAGAATGTCGCGCAGGCCGATGGGGTGCTGCGAACCATCGCCAAGGATGTGTCGTCGGTCAATGCCGCTTCGAGTGAAGTGGCCGAAACCGCCCAGTCCATGCATTCAAATTCGCAATCCCTGGCCCGCTTGGCCGAAAATCTCGATGAAATGGTGAGCAAATTCAAGATCTAG